In a single window of the Cumulibacter manganitolerans genome:
- a CDS encoding sugar transferase, giving the protein MSKRVVDVIVAAGALVVLSPLLAAVAVAVQLESPGGALFRQLRVGKNGKTFQILKFRSMRVDTNGPEVTSARDSRITRVGRLIRSTKLDELPQLVNVLRGEMSLVGPRPEVAKYVAHWPPEDREVILSVRPGITDPASVAFRREAEILATQEDPERFYIERILPEKVALYRQYVQKRSTIGDLKVLAETVRRTLGG; this is encoded by the coding sequence ATGTCCAAGCGAGTAGTCGACGTCATCGTTGCGGCCGGCGCACTGGTCGTATTGAGCCCGCTGCTGGCAGCTGTCGCCGTGGCGGTTCAACTCGAATCGCCAGGTGGAGCGCTGTTCCGGCAGCTTCGAGTGGGCAAGAATGGCAAGACCTTTCAAATCCTCAAGTTTCGATCCATGCGTGTGGACACGAACGGTCCTGAAGTGACATCCGCACGGGACTCGAGGATCACGCGCGTTGGCCGACTGATCCGCTCGACGAAACTTGACGAACTGCCTCAGTTGGTCAACGTCCTTCGGGGCGAGATGAGCCTAGTAGGCCCGCGTCCAGAGGTCGCGAAGTACGTCGCACATTGGCCGCCCGAGGATCGCGAAGTGATTCTGTCCGTTCGGCCGGGCATTACCGACCCGGCGTCCGTTGCGTTCCGCCGCGAGGCCGAGATTCTGGCGACCCAGGAAGATCCAGAACGCTTCTACATAGAGCGAATTCTGCCCGAAAAGGTTGCCCTGTACCGGCAGTATGTGCAGAAGCGGTCGACTATCGGTGACCTTAAGGTACTTGCTGAAACCGTCCGGCGAACGCTGGGTGGTTGA
- the wecB gene encoding non-hydrolyzing UDP-N-acetylglucosamine 2-epimerase gives MKVMTVVGTRPEIIRLARVIKRLDDTEGIEHVLVHTGQNYDYSLNQVFFDDLALRAPDHYLQVDTSSLGTVLGGVMTGIERVLLEEGPDAMLVLGDTNSCIATVMAKRMGVPTYHMEAGNRCFDENVPEETNRRLVDHVADFNLAYTEHARRNLLAEGLHPRRVVVTGSPMREVLEAFREQIEASDAVARLGLVPGEYFLVSAHREENVDLPERLAQLLTCLVAVRDRFGRRIIVSTHPRTQKRLQALNTGLDLAGIDFMEPFGFHDYNKLQLAAGCVLSDSGTISEESSILGFPAVTLRDSIERPEALDSGSIIMTGLDVEDVVRAVGIAVADGPIESSHPLGYEIGDTSNRVVRFIVSTAGRHHHWAGIRKGSR, from the coding sequence ATGAAGGTTATGACTGTTGTCGGTACCCGTCCGGAAATCATCCGGCTGGCCCGTGTGATCAAGCGGCTCGATGACACGGAAGGCATTGAACACGTCCTGGTGCACACCGGTCAAAACTACGACTACTCGCTCAACCAGGTCTTCTTCGACGACCTCGCATTGCGCGCTCCCGACCACTACCTGCAGGTCGATACGTCCAGTCTCGGAACAGTTCTCGGCGGTGTTATGACCGGAATCGAGAGGGTGCTGCTCGAGGAGGGTCCGGACGCCATGCTGGTGCTTGGTGACACCAATTCGTGCATCGCCACGGTCATGGCGAAGCGTATGGGCGTTCCGACTTATCACATGGAGGCCGGTAACCGGTGTTTCGATGAGAACGTGCCGGAGGAGACGAACCGTCGCCTCGTCGACCATGTCGCCGACTTCAACCTGGCCTATACCGAGCATGCGCGGCGTAACCTGTTGGCGGAGGGCCTGCACCCCCGGCGGGTCGTAGTTACCGGCTCCCCAATGCGGGAGGTGCTGGAGGCGTTCCGTGAACAGATCGAGGCCTCTGATGCCGTGGCCCGGCTGGGCCTAGTCCCCGGGGAATACTTCCTCGTCAGCGCTCATCGGGAGGAGAACGTCGATCTGCCTGAGCGCCTGGCCCAGTTGCTGACATGCCTCGTTGCGGTGAGGGACAGGTTCGGCAGGCGCATCATCGTCTCCACGCATCCGCGCACTCAGAAGCGACTCCAAGCTTTGAATACCGGCCTCGATCTGGCAGGCATAGATTTCATGGAGCCCTTTGGTTTCCACGACTACAACAAGCTCCAGCTAGCAGCTGGTTGCGTTCTTTCAGACTCGGGCACTATCTCCGAGGAGTCTTCGATCCTGGGCTTCCCGGCGGTCACCCTGCGGGACTCAATTGAGCGTCCCGAAGCCCTGGATAGCGGCTCGATCATCATGACGGGACTGGACGTGGAAGACGTAGTGCGCGCGGTGGGCATAGCGGTCGCCGACGGGCCCATTGAAAGCTCACATCCCCTTGGGTACGAGATCGGCGACACGAGCAACCGGGTGGTGCGCTTCATCGTTTCGACTGCTGGCCGTCACCACCACTGGGCCGGCATAAGGAAGGGGAGCCGATGA
- a CDS encoding GNAT family N-acetyltransferase, protein MTDLAFRPLQSEDVKRCAELHLQAFPDFFLSQLGPRFLREFYRGFLDDPDAVTVVAETAGGDVTGVVVGTLEPRGFFSRLLKRRFVGFAAATALAVLRRPSRLPRLVRGLVYRGQVPLDVGGALLSSICVDPRAQSRGTGTELITRFEAIVRSCEMGAYLVTDHVDNDSANAFYLRSGWKLAGEYDTTEGRRMNCYVLLAREDHHE, encoded by the coding sequence GTGACTGATCTTGCTTTTCGCCCACTCCAATCTGAGGACGTAAAGCGTTGCGCGGAGCTGCACCTACAGGCCTTCCCCGACTTCTTCCTCAGCCAGCTCGGACCACGCTTCCTGCGCGAGTTCTACCGCGGTTTCCTCGACGACCCTGATGCTGTCACCGTGGTCGCGGAAACAGCTGGCGGGGATGTCACAGGCGTCGTCGTAGGAACCCTGGAGCCACGGGGATTCTTCTCGCGGTTGCTGAAACGACGGTTCGTGGGGTTCGCAGCCGCCACCGCGTTGGCGGTACTCCGGCGGCCAAGTAGACTTCCACGACTCGTGAGGGGACTGGTATACCGAGGGCAGGTTCCGCTCGATGTGGGCGGGGCCTTGCTCAGCTCGATATGCGTCGATCCGAGAGCACAGTCGCGAGGTACAGGAACCGAGCTCATCACCCGGTTCGAGGCGATCGTGCGCAGTTGTGAGATGGGTGCCTACCTTGTGACAGATCACGTCGACAACGACAGCGCGAACGCTTTCTACCTTCGTAGCGGCTGGAAGCTAGCAGGGGAGTACGACACAACCGAGGGACGGCGAATGAATTGCTACGTCCTTCTTGCGCGTGAGGATCACCATGAGTAA
- a CDS encoding polysaccharide biosynthesis C-terminal domain-containing protein, with protein sequence MSKRRVAVTGGFGFLGWHTACRLRALHDMQPVRLGREAFADPARLASALEGVDAVLHIAGVNRAATVKEVEQGNIAIAGALAQALNAIGQPVDVVYANSVQAEVDNPYGRGKARAGEILGEVVRAAGGRFADLLLPNLFGEHGRPAYNSFVATFADDVISGRTPTVTNDRKIRLLHAQDAARALIGALGFDGRQVVEADSIGIGEVLTCFEEFHELYAQRGEVPDISTAMRRNLFNTYRAAAFPTMWPISPSVHSDNRGRLFETVRVHGGTGMAFMSTTLPGEKRGEHYHLHKVERFFVVRGEAEIELRRLFHDEVVRFRLSGDQPSFVDMPTLWVHNIRNVGDSELVTMFWADKLLDVTSPDQYPATVHQETTA encoded by the coding sequence ATGAGTAAGCGGAGAGTCGCGGTCACCGGCGGCTTCGGATTCCTCGGATGGCATACCGCGTGCCGATTACGCGCGCTTCACGACATGCAGCCGGTGCGGTTGGGTCGTGAGGCATTTGCCGACCCAGCACGCCTTGCCTCGGCGCTGGAGGGAGTAGACGCCGTCCTTCATATCGCGGGGGTCAACCGCGCCGCGACAGTCAAGGAGGTGGAGCAAGGCAATATCGCGATCGCAGGTGCCCTGGCGCAGGCTTTGAACGCAATAGGTCAGCCGGTGGACGTGGTGTACGCCAACTCGGTCCAAGCGGAGGTGGACAATCCGTACGGACGCGGTAAAGCGCGGGCCGGCGAGATCCTCGGCGAGGTCGTCCGCGCAGCAGGGGGTCGTTTCGCGGACTTGCTCCTTCCGAACCTCTTCGGGGAACACGGACGGCCGGCGTACAACTCCTTCGTGGCTACTTTCGCGGACGATGTCATATCGGGTCGTACCCCAACAGTCACCAATGACAGAAAGATCCGGCTGTTGCATGCCCAGGATGCGGCTCGGGCGTTGATCGGCGCGCTTGGATTCGACGGGCGCCAGGTGGTCGAGGCCGACTCGATCGGTATCGGTGAGGTACTCACGTGCTTCGAGGAGTTCCACGAGCTATATGCCCAACGAGGCGAGGTGCCAGACATCTCCACCGCGATGCGCCGTAACCTTTTCAACACATACAGGGCGGCAGCCTTCCCGACTATGTGGCCGATATCGCCGTCGGTGCACAGCGACAACCGCGGTCGCCTATTCGAGACGGTTCGTGTACACGGCGGCACCGGCATGGCGTTCATGTCCACTACGCTGCCCGGCGAGAAGCGTGGCGAGCACTACCATCTGCATAAGGTCGAGCGCTTCTTCGTCGTTAGGGGAGAAGCCGAAATTGAGCTTCGGCGTCTGTTTCACGACGAAGTCGTGAGGTTCCGTCTGAGCGGAGACCAGCCTTCGTTCGTGGACATGCCTACGCTCTGGGTGCATAACATTCGCAACGTCGGTGACAGTGAACTGGTCACCATGTTCTGGGCCGACAAATTGCTAGACGTGACCAGCCCAGATCAGTACCCCGCGACGGTTCATCAGGAGACAACGGCATGA
- a CDS encoding DegT/DnrJ/EryC1/StrS family aminotransferase translates to MEQPLPFALPDVGDAEIEAVTNAIRSGWVSTGPLTRQFEEKFAEALGNGLEAVAVSSATAGLHLALEAIGVGPGDEVLVPTWTFTATAEVVRYLGAEPVLIDVEHESLNVDLDQAAQRVSDRTKAIMPVHFAGRPVDYRKLADFAATNGLEVVEDAAHAFPASSATDRVGGGDSAATVFSFYATKTMTTGEGGMLVTRRPEVARRARTMRLHGISRDAFDRYRSTGSPWRYEVVAPGYKYNLTDPASAMGLVQLRRAESMRLRRESISARYTEAFTGLGLELPTEQADGKHAWHLYVVRCADEATRDCFISGLSARGVGTSVHFIPLHLQPYWRERGGYTPDDFLVASREFGRVVSLPIFSAMTDGQVERVIQAVQEVHGGLCPSE, encoded by the coding sequence ATGGAACAACCACTTCCTTTCGCGTTGCCGGACGTAGGTGACGCGGAGATCGAAGCGGTGACGAACGCCATTCGATCCGGGTGGGTCAGTACCGGTCCGCTGACACGACAATTCGAGGAGAAGTTCGCCGAGGCTCTGGGCAATGGACTTGAAGCGGTCGCTGTCAGTTCGGCCACTGCGGGCCTGCATCTTGCGCTCGAAGCGATCGGTGTCGGACCTGGTGACGAGGTACTCGTGCCGACGTGGACCTTCACGGCGACGGCGGAAGTGGTTCGATATCTGGGCGCTGAACCGGTGCTCATCGACGTAGAACACGAATCACTCAACGTCGATCTCGACCAGGCGGCGCAGCGTGTCAGCGATCGGACTAAGGCGATCATGCCGGTGCATTTCGCTGGTCGGCCGGTCGATTATCGCAAGCTGGCAGACTTCGCCGCCACTAATGGGTTGGAGGTCGTCGAGGATGCGGCCCACGCATTCCCTGCATCATCGGCGACGGATCGAGTCGGCGGCGGGGACTCGGCCGCAACGGTCTTCAGTTTTTACGCGACGAAGACCATGACGACCGGTGAGGGCGGGATGCTGGTGACCCGCAGGCCCGAAGTCGCTCGGCGTGCGCGGACTATGCGCCTCCACGGCATTAGTCGTGATGCCTTCGACCGTTACCGCTCCACGGGCTCACCCTGGCGCTACGAGGTAGTGGCGCCGGGCTACAAATACAATTTGACCGATCCGGCCTCGGCAATGGGCCTTGTGCAGCTGCGCCGAGCGGAATCGATGCGTTTGAGGCGTGAGTCGATCAGTGCCCGGTACACGGAGGCATTCACGGGGCTAGGCCTAGAACTTCCGACTGAGCAAGCCGACGGCAAGCACGCCTGGCACCTATACGTCGTGAGGTGTGCGGACGAGGCAACTCGTGACTGTTTCATCAGTGGTCTTTCCGCGCGAGGCGTCGGCACGAGCGTTCACTTCATCCCGCTACACCTACAGCCGTACTGGCGGGAGAGAGGCGGATATACACCCGACGACTTTCTGGTGGCGTCGCGCGAGTTCGGAAGAGTGGTGAGTCTGCCTATCTTTTCGGCAATGACCGACGGGCAAGTCGAGCGTGTTATTCAGGCGGTTCAAGAGGTGCACGGTGGGCTATGTCCAAGCGAGTAG
- a CDS encoding nucleoside-diphosphate sugar epimerase/dehydratase yields MITLVLFDVVLWCVASAIAAVGRLEFDPQAVSWDGVVLLAATLIVVFLALGRITRVHQGRAKVATVDETILLGIVALTAGATVSILNLFFQVVPRTVPLIAAFVALLFMLLGRAAFRSLVTTEDRRAAADRDHRVVVVGAGDAGRQVIGSMLGTRTSPWLPVAMVDDDRAKRHLKIGGVPVRGRIDDLVAVAETYDADSVVVAIPSAGRELFQRISAIAHPVGLDVKVLPSVTELFHGRAGIRDLRDIDLSDILGRKQIETDLGSIADYLTGKRVLVTGAGGSIGSELCRQISKFSPERLYMLDRDESALHAVQLSIYGHGLLDTDDMLLCDIRDSEALNAIFATRKPEVVFHAAALKHLPMLEQYPVEGIKTNVLGTLNVLLAAERQGVSKFVNISTDKAADPESVLGYTKRVAEGLTSYIAGRTSGTYLSVRFGNVLGSRGSVLESFARQIATGGPVTVTHPNITRYFMTIPEAVQLVIQAAAVGADAEALVLDMGEPIKIDYVARQLIAQSGKSIQITYTGLRPGEKMHEDLVASEEAERRDKHPLISHVDVPPVNPKIAEWIAARSSADARGMLRDVCASMSLNDQAQDVSPAKA; encoded by the coding sequence ATGATTACGCTCGTTCTCTTCGACGTCGTGTTGTGGTGCGTCGCCTCCGCCATCGCTGCCGTTGGGCGATTAGAGTTCGATCCTCAAGCCGTGTCCTGGGACGGCGTGGTCCTTCTCGCTGCCACGCTTATCGTAGTATTCCTCGCGCTGGGCCGGATAACGCGGGTTCATCAGGGCCGTGCGAAGGTCGCCACGGTTGATGAAACGATCTTGCTCGGGATTGTGGCGCTCACCGCCGGCGCGACCGTATCCATCCTGAATCTTTTTTTCCAGGTTGTCCCAAGAACAGTGCCGCTGATCGCTGCCTTCGTGGCGCTGCTGTTCATGCTGCTGGGTCGTGCGGCGTTCCGCAGCCTGGTGACGACCGAGGATCGCCGTGCAGCCGCCGATCGGGACCATCGGGTCGTCGTCGTAGGAGCCGGTGATGCTGGTCGCCAGGTGATCGGGTCGATGCTGGGGACCCGGACCAGCCCGTGGCTGCCGGTCGCGATGGTCGACGACGATCGCGCTAAGCGCCACTTGAAGATTGGCGGAGTCCCGGTACGCGGAAGAATTGACGACCTCGTCGCCGTGGCGGAGACGTACGACGCCGACTCGGTCGTCGTGGCCATCCCATCGGCCGGACGCGAGCTGTTCCAGCGCATCTCCGCCATCGCCCACCCCGTGGGCCTCGACGTCAAGGTACTGCCGTCGGTCACTGAGCTGTTCCACGGGCGGGCCGGGATCCGCGATCTGCGCGATATCGATCTCAGCGACATTCTCGGCCGTAAGCAGATCGAGACCGACCTCGGTTCCATCGCCGATTACCTAACTGGCAAGCGAGTACTAGTTACCGGCGCGGGTGGCTCGATTGGGTCGGAGCTCTGCCGGCAGATCAGCAAGTTCAGCCCGGAGCGGCTCTACATGCTCGATCGTGATGAGTCGGCGCTGCATGCGGTTCAGCTGAGCATCTACGGTCACGGGCTTCTGGACACCGACGACATGCTCCTGTGCGACATCCGCGACTCGGAGGCGCTCAACGCGATCTTCGCTACCCGGAAACCGGAAGTTGTCTTCCACGCGGCGGCCCTCAAGCATCTGCCAATGCTCGAGCAGTACCCGGTCGAGGGCATCAAGACCAATGTGCTCGGTACTTTGAATGTCCTGCTTGCCGCGGAGCGGCAAGGTGTCAGCAAGTTCGTTAACATTTCTACGGATAAGGCTGCTGATCCCGAAAGCGTCCTCGGCTACACGAAGCGCGTTGCAGAGGGACTCACCTCGTACATCGCCGGCCGCACCTCCGGAACTTATCTAAGCGTGCGCTTCGGCAACGTGCTTGGCAGCCGCGGGTCGGTACTGGAGTCGTTCGCACGACAAATCGCCACGGGCGGTCCGGTCACCGTCACGCACCCGAATATCACCCGGTACTTCATGACGATTCCCGAGGCGGTGCAGTTGGTCATCCAAGCGGCGGCGGTGGGTGCGGACGCCGAAGCGTTGGTCCTCGACATGGGAGAACCGATCAAGATCGACTACGTCGCCAGGCAGCTTATCGCGCAATCGGGCAAGTCGATCCAGATAACGTACACGGGTCTGCGCCCCGGCGAAAAGATGCACGAGGATCTGGTCGCGAGCGAGGAGGCCGAGCGTCGCGACAAGCATCCCCTTATCTCGCACGTCGACGTCCCGCCAGTGAACCCCAAGATCGCGGAGTGGATTGCCGCACGGTCGTCCGCGGACGCGCGAGGGATGCTCCGCGACGTGTGCGCGTCGATGAGTCTCAACGACCAGGCACAGGACGTTTCCCCAGCGAAGGCCTAG
- a CDS encoding polysaccharide biosynthesis protein → MSNGLENANVIVVTGGTGSFGSTVVRRILRSSPDTEIRVFSRDELKQHEMRSSLASERVRFYIGDVRDQESVNRAFVDADLVFHAAALKQVPSCEFFPMEAVRTNVIGSANVIEAAHTNGVKAVVCLGTDKAVYPINAMGMSKAMMEKTAQAFARNNPNSNTIVSTVRYGNVMASRGSVIPLFVEQVRQGQPLTITDPGMTRFLMSLDEAVHLVEHAFVNASPGDLFVRKAPASTVQDLAIAVSELMGVEPRLRVIGTRHGEKLYETLATREELVRADDQGNFYRVPLDARDLNYAQFYNEGELVTSHVEDYHSHNTTRLDVEGVKTLLTSLPAFQRLIGRGA, encoded by the coding sequence GTGTCCAATGGTTTGGAGAACGCCAACGTCATCGTGGTCACGGGAGGGACAGGGTCGTTCGGTTCCACGGTGGTCAGGCGGATTCTCCGTAGCAGTCCAGACACGGAGATCCGGGTATTCAGCCGCGACGAATTAAAGCAGCACGAGATGCGATCGAGTCTGGCCAGCGAAAGGGTTCGGTTCTATATCGGGGACGTACGAGACCAGGAGAGCGTCAATCGTGCCTTCGTGGACGCCGACCTCGTTTTTCACGCTGCGGCGCTCAAGCAGGTTCCAAGCTGTGAATTCTTTCCCATGGAGGCCGTCCGGACTAACGTAATCGGCAGCGCAAACGTTATTGAGGCCGCGCACACAAACGGCGTCAAGGCTGTGGTGTGTCTCGGGACCGATAAGGCAGTCTATCCGATCAACGCCATGGGCATGTCCAAGGCAATGATGGAAAAGACAGCGCAAGCATTCGCGCGCAACAATCCAAACTCCAACACGATTGTGTCGACAGTGCGGTATGGCAACGTCATGGCGTCGCGTGGGTCGGTAATTCCGTTATTCGTCGAACAGGTCCGACAAGGGCAGCCCCTCACGATCACAGATCCCGGTATGACCCGCTTCCTGATGTCGCTCGACGAGGCGGTGCATCTAGTGGAGCACGCGTTCGTTAACGCTTCGCCGGGCGACCTTTTCGTGCGAAAGGCTCCCGCTAGCACCGTACAAGATCTAGCGATCGCCGTTTCTGAGCTGATGGGCGTGGAACCTCGGCTGCGTGTGATCGGTACACGCCACGGCGAGAAGCTGTACGAGACGCTCGCGACAAGGGAGGAACTCGTGAGAGCTGACGACCAAGGGAACTTCTATCGCGTCCCGCTCGATGCTCGCGATCTGAATTACGCACAGTTCTACAACGAGGGTGAGCTCGTGACAAGCCACGTTGAGGACTACCACTCGCATAACACCACGAGGCTCGACGTAGAGGGCGTGAAGACGCTTCTGACCAGTTTGCCCGCGTTTCAGCGCTTAATCGGACGGGGCGCCTGA
- a CDS encoding polysaccharide biosynthesis tyrosine autokinase: MELRDYLRIIRQQWLLIASCVLVAIAAASVFTLRATPQYQSTAALFISTPQSDGSAAYQGSLFSQQRVASYADLIKGKQIAQRVVDKLGLDESAGALASRVSASVVKDTVILNVTVQDSQPQRAQKLAEAIAQEFTVFVSELETTPGSENAPIKATIVDPATVPVSAVSPRPLSSLALAIGLGLIVGVGLAVLREMLDNTVKNTDTLREVSGAANLGSIFYDGKAAARPLVTQLDSHAPRAEAFRVLRTNLQFIDVDSDSKVFIMTSPLPGDGKSTTAVNLAITLAQAGQRTLLIEGDLRRPKTSEYLGLESKVGLTTVLIGKIDLDDVIQPWGDDGLHVISSGAIPPNPAELLQSRQMETVLDRLRRHYDVILIDAPPLLPVADAAVLARQADGAILVVRHGKTTKDQVVAAADRLHSVDAELLGTVFNRTPSKGNTGYGYGYGYGYAPSDDADILADASFTRSKRRAAPADSGQLPAAKPAPEMVAPAHDAVVGDHHIPSRSELGLDGDAAPSAPRAPRRTGQFEQVPTHLQESRDRTRRPQPPTEAASNAPAGPVDRDLQAAGPRGARTGRRSVGDFLSQDPGE, translated from the coding sequence GTGGAACTTCGCGATTACCTGCGGATCATCCGACAGCAGTGGCTGCTGATCGCGTCGTGCGTGTTAGTCGCGATCGCCGCTGCTTCTGTCTTCACGCTCCGCGCTACCCCGCAGTACCAGTCAACCGCCGCGCTATTCATCTCGACACCGCAGAGCGATGGGTCCGCGGCATACCAGGGCAGCCTGTTCTCGCAACAGCGCGTCGCCTCCTATGCCGACCTGATCAAGGGCAAGCAGATCGCGCAGCGCGTCGTCGACAAACTCGGCTTAGATGAGTCCGCGGGAGCACTCGCCAGCAGAGTCAGCGCGAGCGTCGTCAAGGACACGGTCATTCTGAATGTCACGGTTCAGGATTCCCAACCGCAACGGGCGCAGAAACTTGCCGAGGCAATCGCCCAGGAGTTCACCGTCTTCGTCAGCGAGCTCGAGACGACCCCTGGTTCCGAGAATGCGCCGATCAAGGCGACAATCGTCGATCCGGCGACGGTCCCGGTGTCTGCCGTCAGTCCTCGACCGCTGAGCAGTCTGGCCCTCGCGATCGGTCTAGGGCTCATCGTCGGCGTTGGTCTTGCGGTGCTGCGCGAGATGCTGGACAACACGGTCAAGAACACCGACACGTTGCGCGAGGTCTCGGGCGCGGCGAACCTCGGCAGCATCTTCTACGACGGGAAGGCCGCCGCGCGGCCGCTGGTCACCCAGCTCGACTCGCACGCGCCGCGCGCCGAGGCGTTCCGCGTGCTGCGCACCAACCTGCAGTTCATCGACGTCGACAGCGACAGCAAGGTCTTCATCATGACGTCGCCGTTGCCTGGCGACGGCAAGTCGACCACGGCCGTGAACCTGGCGATCACCCTCGCCCAGGCCGGCCAGCGCACTCTGCTCATCGAGGGCGACTTGCGTCGCCCGAAGACCTCGGAGTACCTCGGTCTGGAGAGCAAGGTCGGCCTGACCACCGTGCTCATCGGAAAGATCGACCTGGACGACGTCATCCAGCCGTGGGGGGACGACGGTCTGCACGTGATCTCCTCCGGTGCGATTCCGCCGAACCCGGCCGAGCTCCTGCAGTCGCGACAGATGGAGACCGTCCTCGACCGGCTGCGCCGCCACTACGACGTCATCCTCATCGATGCTCCCCCGCTGCTGCCGGTGGCGGACGCCGCCGTCCTCGCCCGGCAGGCCGACGGCGCGATCCTCGTCGTCCGGCACGGCAAGACCACCAAGGACCAGGTGGTCGCCGCGGCCGACCGGCTGCACTCGGTCGACGCGGAGCTGCTCGGCACGGTCTTCAACCGCACGCCGAGCAAGGGCAACACCGGCTACGGGTACGGCTACGGCTACGGCTATGCGCCGTCGGACGACGCCGACATCCTCGCGGACGCATCGTTCACGCGCTCGAAGCGTCGCGCCGCACCCGCCGACAGCGGTCAGCTTCCGGCGGCCAAGCCGGCACCGGAAATGGTGGCTCCCGCCCACGACGCGGTCGTCGGCGACCACCACATCCCGTCACGGTCCGAGCTGGGCCTCGACGGCGATGCGGCGCCGTCCGCGCCGCGCGCCCCGCGCCGGACCGGACAGTTCGAGCAGGTGCCGACCCATCTGCAGGAGTCGCGTGACCGCACGCGCCGTCCGCAGCCGCCTACCGAAGCGGCGTCCAACGCGCCGGCGGGTCCGGTCGATCGTGACCTGCAGGCGGCCGGCCCCCGCGGCGCGCGCACCGGACGCCGCTCGGTCGGCGACTTCCTCTCGCAGGATCCGGGCGAGTAG
- a CDS encoding glycosyltransferase family 4 protein: MKIGLLTQWYAPESGPAALPTGLAEGLAARGHDVRVLTGFPNYPHGRIARGYKQRRRLDEISDAIHVRRVALYPSHDASALRRIANYASFAASAVASGLDVLEDVDVLWVNYSPVTVSLPMFRLQRHRRIPVVVHALDLWPDTVTASGLGGRLGKPIGRVLGSWCSRIYDAADVVAYISPGVGDLLESRGVNRAKLAYAPMWADESVHVPLEPPKERRWDLRDNTLAIVYAGTLGGAQDLDTLITAAPRITDVDVTFLIAGSGTHESQLRERAERAGATNVHFLGRLDAEDMRALNADADVHYVGLNDHPLARVTMPSKVQAVLATGRPIIGALVGDVADVVRRGGGWVVAPGDDVGLEKHLREIAANGRGALAERSTQARLLYDAEFSYNQGIERIETLLTAAANRRTSD, from the coding sequence ATGAAGATCGGCCTCCTCACTCAGTGGTACGCTCCTGAGTCCGGTCCGGCCGCCCTGCCGACCGGTCTCGCGGAGGGCCTGGCTGCGCGCGGCCACGACGTACGCGTACTCACCGGCTTTCCCAACTACCCGCACGGCCGGATCGCGCGGGGATACAAGCAGCGTCGGCGCCTGGATGAGATATCAGACGCCATCCACGTGCGTCGCGTCGCACTTTATCCAAGTCACGATGCTTCTGCTTTGAGACGCATTGCCAATTACGCCAGTTTTGCCGCCTCTGCCGTCGCCTCGGGCCTGGATGTTCTTGAAGACGTCGACGTGTTATGGGTGAACTACTCGCCGGTGACCGTCAGCCTGCCGATGTTCCGTCTTCAGCGGCACCGCCGGATTCCCGTCGTCGTGCACGCACTCGACCTCTGGCCGGACACCGTTACTGCCAGCGGCCTCGGCGGTCGACTAGGCAAGCCGATCGGGCGAGTATTGGGGTCGTGGTGCAGCCGTATCTATGATGCCGCGGATGTGGTTGCCTACATCTCACCGGGCGTCGGTGACTTGCTCGAATCGCGGGGAGTCAATCGCGCGAAGCTCGCGTATGCGCCGATGTGGGCCGACGAGTCGGTACACGTCCCACTCGAGCCACCTAAAGAACGGCGTTGGGATCTGCGGGATAACACTCTGGCGATTGTCTACGCAGGCACGCTTGGTGGAGCGCAGGATCTAGACACCCTCATCACGGCGGCTCCTCGCATCACCGATGTCGACGTGACATTTCTGATCGCAGGTTCTGGCACGCACGAGTCACAGCTGCGTGAGCGGGCCGAACGGGCCGGCGCGACGAACGTCCATTTTCTGGGCCGCCTAGACGCCGAAGACATGCGCGCGCTGAACGCCGATGCCGACGTGCACTACGTCGGGCTGAACGACCACCCGCTCGCGCGCGTCACCATGCCAAGCAAAGTTCAGGCAGTGCTCGCAACGGGGCGTCCGATTATTGGGGCACTGGTGGGGGACGTTGCGGACGTCGTTAGGCGCGGCGGCGGATGGGTTGTCGCTCCGGGCGACGACGTTGGACTAGAGAAGCACCTCCGCGAGATTGCCGCGAACGGCCGTGGGGCGCTCGCGGAGCGAAGCACGCAGGCGCGACTGCTATATGACGCCGAATTCAGCTACAACCAAGGTATTGAGCGTATCGAGACGCTCCTTACCGCGGCCGCCAATCGGAGGACGAGTGACTGA